One window from the genome of Canis lupus dingo isolate Sandy chromosome 15, ASM325472v2, whole genome shotgun sequence encodes:
- the EVA1B gene encoding protein eva-1 homolog B → MDAPRRDMELLSNSLAAYAHIRANPESFGLYFVLGVCFGLLLTLCLLVISISCAPRARPRGPAPRRDPRSSALEPDDDDDDDDEDTVTRLGPDDTLPGPELSAEPDGPLSVNVFTSAEELERAQRLEERERILREIWRTGQPDLLGSGTLGPGPTATGTLGRMHYY, encoded by the exons ATGGACGCCCCACGGAGGGACATGGAGTTGCTCAGCAACAGCCTGGCGGCCTACGCGCACATCCGCG CTAACCCCGAGAGCTTCGGCCTCTACTTCGTGCTGGGAGTCTGCTTCGGGCTGCTGCTCACCCTGTGCCTGCTGGTCATCAGCATCTCCTGTGCGCCCCgcgcgcggccccgcggccccgctccGCGCCGGGACCCCCGCAGCAGCGCCCTGGAGcccgacgacgacgacgacgacgacgacgaggaCACGGTGACGCGGCTGGGCCCCGACGACACGCTGCCCGGCCCGGAGCTCAGCGCCGAGCCCGACGGGCCCCTGAGCGTCAACGTCTTCACGTCGGCGGAGGAGCTGGAGCGGGCGCAGCGCCTGGAGGAGCGCGAACGGATCCTGCGGGAGATTTGGCGCACCGGGCAGCCCGACCTGCTGGGCTCCGGCACCCTGGGGCCCGGCCCCACGGCCACTGGCACCCTGGGGCGCATGCACTATTACTGA